In Scophthalmus maximus strain ysfricsl-2021 chromosome 13, ASM2237912v1, whole genome shotgun sequence, the genomic window AGGTTTTGGTTGTTTGTGGAGTTTTCCctcactcgctcgctctctgtgtTTGGCTCATGACGTGTTTTGTCTCTGACCTGCCGAAAGTGCATTGAAGATTTTAAACTAACGTaactctctcccctcctcttcactgTTTGCTCGCACTTACACTCTGCCTGCTCGGCttcgcccctctctctctctctctctctctctgcttccgcttgtctgcctgcctgcgATCCGCTCTCAGTGTTTTGTGGGTACGTGGCGGCGCCCGCCAAGCACCAACGCGGGAAGCGCAAGAAGTGCGACCTACCCTCGGTCCCGCCTCCGGCCAAGACGTCGTTCCGCTCCACCGAGTGTCTCCTCCTGTCGCTCCTGCGCCAGGGGACGTGCGACGAGGCGGAGTCGCCCATGCAAGAGGTGCTGAGCGGGAAACTCCAGTCGAGGCTGGCGGCGCTGAGTGGCGGCGGTGCGGCCTTAGATCGGTTCGGCGGCAGCTGCGTGAGCCTGAGTACGGTCGCGTCCGCGAAGCCTCAGACCAGGAGCGGCTCGGTGGAGACCCTCCTCAGCGACTCCGCCCCCCTCGCCCGGCAACAGGTGTGCCTGTCCAGTGACAGCCTGGCGTCCTGCACCTTCAGCAGCGGCAGGAGCCGGGATGACAGTTCTGTTGCCACGACGCCCCGCGTTCATTCAGACTTTACACCCGTGTCCAAAGAAACTCCTGTTGCCCCCGAAGGTCAAACAGGAAATAGACTCTCTGTAGTTTCCGCGTCTGGACTTTTAGCCGCTCCGAGGCTGCGTCCCTTGCGGCCCCGCAGCGTTGGCAGCTGTCTGGACATCGTCGTAGAAACCATGGAGGAAGACGAGATGGAGACCGGCTGGCCGGGCCGAGCAGCCGGCTGGCCGGGCCGAGCAGCCAGCTGTCTCAACATTAACACTCCGGCAGCTTTgcgtccttcctccttctcctctcatcatccctcctcctcttcatcccatCGTCCCTTCTACTCTTCGACCGCTGCGGCCCGAGCACAGGAGTCTCATGCTGCTGCCGCAGGACCGGCCGGGCTCAGACCCGCCGGGCCCAGACCCGCCTCTagcacctctgacctctggacGCATCCCGTCCCGGCCGTCGTCCGCCGCTGCCTCAGCTCTCTGGATGTGTCGAAGCCGCCTCGGCCCATTTCACTGTTCAAACGTCCCGTCTGTGTGTCCGCCAGCAGCTCGCAACCCCCTCCACCCAAACCTGAGCACAGTAAGACCCTCCTCCCCTCTACCTGTCTGACTGCTTGTCTGTTGATGTCTAATCAGACTAACTTCATTTAACATCTAACCACGACCAGTGTGTTCTTACTGAGGTTTAACTCAAAACAGCTCAACTTCTGAGGAAATCAAAGGGTGAAGCTGACAGAACAGTTTCAGAAGATGATTTCACTCCTctgtagtttgtgttgtttgagatTTCAAAGGTTTCAGGAAAGACAATCAAAGAAAGAACTGGTTGGAAGGAGCACAGAGATTTTGCAGCCTGTTCATTACTAGGAGAGAGTTTAAAGTTCAGCACATTTTAAGGTGCTGGCTCTTGATTTTGGTTTAACCAGTGTCTCTTCAAATCAGGACGTATGTTTTTCTATCATCACGTGTCGGGTTGAATATGCAAATTCTAGTAAAGTCAAGCAAAAGCGaatggaccacacacacacacacctcctttaTGAAGCTGTAGACCGTGGaatatattgattttttaaattttatttttaagtacagtacatgacaaTTCTTTAATAAACGGATACTACATCGTTTGAGAAGCTCAGATAGACGTACACGCAAGGTGTTGGCACACCAGTTAAACCTGATACACTGTCATATATCATATGTCAGGGCCCTGCAATCATTTCCCCCAGACGTTAGTCTCTCATCATACATTCATTAGATATATGATACAAGAAGATTGCTGAAAATACAACGCTCCAAATGATggagtgatttaaaaaaaaaaaattcttagcaacgtaaaaataaaaacaagatgtgAATGAGATGAgaatatattttcatcattCACATCTCTGACGTAAGTGAAGGACGACGGCTGCCTCCAGAGGTTGCAAAGAATATTTTCtatcatgtgtttttaaaataattcttataaaacatttaactgtacgtaaatgtaaatatgttataaataaatctgaaatgtcCCAGTTCATTTCTATCTGGACCTTTTAACAGCGTAtcacaattaataataaataaatccaacCCGACTCATCCTGCACCGTAGCTGTAGTTTATTAATCTTGTCattcatccatcaatccattcATCCACCGTCGGTGAGATCTAGTGAATGTGACGTAGCAGTGATGGATGAATGTGGTCCTGAAGAGTGGGACTACAGTACTCGCCTGCCTCTGTGATCACTACTGTAtgaccgtgtgtctgtgtgtgcgtgtgcgtgtgcgtaggCCTTCTGCAGCCTCAGTGTGAGCGCGTGGCCATCGAGGCCCTGCAGCTCTGcaccctcctcctgccgccCTCCTCCCGCAGgaagctgcagctcctcatGAGGATGATGTCGCGCATCAGCCAGAACGTGGACATGCCCCGCCTCCACCCCGCCATCGGCACCCGGACGCTGGTGAGTGACTGACGCCGCACAAACATATTCATTCACCGGGAGATACAAATTTCCCTGCTGCCAATGGATCTCGTACGGTGGTCAGAAACGATCAAGGGGCATTGtaggatttgaaaaataaataaaataaattcatgatGGGTTCTTCTGACATCGACCAATAGGAGCACGGTTCACAGCGCTTTGCAGGAAGAGATAAAGCCGCACACAAGTTTTTTTCGGCTTTTCCGTGCTCAAGACGGTGTCACACACACCGCTGAGAGTCGGTAGAGAGCGTTTCCTTTACCGTGACATTACGCACGTCATAAAAGACGTCATAATCTAGTAGTTAGCGCCTCGGCCTCCCATACCCAAGGACGCCGGTTCGCAGCtcggtcagagcagtaaaatcaggccaaaaacaaagagagaaacaagctttctccaaaatcgcttactgcccctttaacagacATAACATATCTTGTAGTCTAACCCCAACATTCCTGTACTCAGTTATTTTTCTCATCAAATTTAAGTTTCTCTTCGCATTTATCCATGTATGTGTCTCAGTTGCTGAAGTGTTTGTCTCTAAtcacccgtctctctctcgtctctctgatCAGACGGTCCACACGTTTTCCGGCTGCGTCCTCGGCAGCTCTGAGGAGTGTGACCTGGACGAGCTGCTGGCCACCAGGCTGGTGTCGTTCCTCATGGACCACCAACAGACCATCCTCTCGGTGCCCGAGTACCTGCTCAGTGCCATCAACGACCACGTCCAGTACCTGCGCACGGCACAGGTACGGCTTGTTAATCTGAGActcattcaaatataaatatactaaCAACTCGTGCAGTAGTTGATTTTACAATGTACAGTGAGTTTGAACAAGCACAACCTTCATTAACGAACAACATTTAAGGATAAAGACCAAACCCTAATGCAAAAAATATTACTTATGTGAACCTGAAGAGCttttagaaatgaagaaaaaaatcattgagaGAGTCAAAAAACATTCAGGTGCATATTTAGATAAAGCCTAAccttgtttttcaaatatttctttattatttttttcacttttaacaATTACAGACATTTGAATGGATACAATGATAATAAGTaactaataaatgaaataaaaaacattaataataacaaatatatatataggtgaATTAATTTTGTCCAGATCTCAACAAATGTTTCTTCCTGGGTTCTCGAGTTCAAAGTCATTCACTCAATTGCATAAATATTTTTGCacctgttcatttaaaaaaaatactagttATGTGGTAAATATATATgtcaatttcaatttcacagATTTCTTACAAGCAAAACattccccaaaaatattttcctgCGTTCAACTGAAAGCAAAAATAGTTTTGAGCCACAGAGGAAACAACTGCAAACatataaaaatgattcatgtcTTTGTTCCTGCAAGATCTACAGCAGCCAGTCTCATTTGAATAAGAATCACAAACCCATCCACCGATTCAGTTTGatgacaataattattttttttaaatgtatcttaACTGTAAGTTCATCAAATGTAGTGGAGCTGGAAATGGAAACAACTCCAAGGTCAAATCTGGAGCAAGTGAACAAAAGTAGAATTTGTGTCAAATCCTGAGTTTCGGCTCATAAATCAAAATAGTCATAcatgtttgctttttgtttttttaccgtCCTGACTCCAGGTCCCCATCGACGGTGGATTCAACATCGACGGCGTGGAGCCTGTTTGTGTCCCGGTGCCCGTGTTCGCGTTCTGCCGTCAGATCAGCGGCGCCGAGTTCGAGCAGCAGAAGCAGGCGTCGTCCCAGCAGGccatggaggagctgctggagatcCTGCTGACGGACCAGAACATCAGCGAGAAGAACCGACGCAAGAAACTGAAGCAGGTAACACGACACCCCTCAAGATGGTCAGTCTCATTCTGAAGTAACGATAACGCAACGCTTCCTAGTTCgagatgtttttcattcacttcTCCAACACGAGTCTTATCGTCTCAACGTGTCCTCGTAGTTTCAGAAGCAGTATCCGGACATCTACAGTCGCCGGTGCCCTGACGGCGAGAGCAAGAGAGACAACAAGCCAAAGATTAAACCTGCGCTGCTCAACATCAAGAAGACCAAAGCTTTCAGCATCAGGAACTGAACCAAACGCAGCGTCAGCCGGGAAGTCGACGGCGTCGTCGACGGCGTTGATAACTGCAGCGATGATGCGTTCGCTGACAGAAGgtttgaaaagtgtgtgtgttttcagatgaaGGCAGGTGATCAGAAGGAAGCTCCTTAGAACGGCTCTCATTTAAAAGTCCGTTCAACTGcagcgtgtttgtttttttctctggttTAGCTAgaaaatctgtatttatgtgttttttttataaaaatcgTTTTCCTTCTCACACCCTcgaaaattgtgtgtgtgtgtgtgtgtgtgtgtgtgtgtgtgtgtgtgtgtgtgtgtgtgtgtgtgtgtgtgtgtgtgtgtgtgtgtgtgtgtgtgtgtgtgtgtgtgtgtgtgtgtgtgtgtgtgtgtgtgtgtgtgtgtgtgtgtgtgtgtgtgtgtgtgtgtgtgtgggatcaaTGGTCCACCTGGGAAAAACTAGATTATAGATTAATTTATATGACGTCATTGGGAGAAATGCTAGATAAAACTGCGAATTTTCTTATCATGTTTACTGTTTTatatagattcttttttttatattctactTTTCCTCAGATTTAATATTTTGCCATTCTtatctttttgcttttctttctgcatcTGTTGCttccgtgtgtgttttttttaactatttaattgttgttgttttttttgttacaactcatttatttttttcggatttagattctcttttttttctttttctttcttgtctttatGTGTACGTCACCTTGAATACATCCCTGTGTTAGTTTATTGGATAGAGCAATATTTTGCACTGGATGTCGGGCAACAACCATCAGAACGGTtaatttatacatatttaatagACCCCTGAAGAAGCTGTCTCCAGACGtctgtcatatttttttgggaACTGGTTGCTACAGCTTGTATGTTATGATTTCCCATTTTAAGCTGAACCGTCTGAGGAAATGTAAGAAACAAAAACTTTgactcaaacttttttttctatatgaaGTATTAGCTCCTCCCTGATACGTTTGTCGATACCTCAGATTGAAACGTTTGTGTGACTATATCTACACtcatctgcagtgtttttggcGAAGACCTTACGGAGGaatgtacagtttatttttttactcttccTCTACATCGTTTACTATGCAAAAGTCCTGGGAAATAaacctgtttgtctctttctatTTATACCACCTTGTcgtcttttcatttgtgaattctgttttacatgttttatttaccaGCTTTTTTGTTTGGGTTTATAGAGACTTATAATCGCTTTACAGTGGACTtgactgaaaaaacacaaattaccaGGCAGATTTTAGTTAAGTTAGTTTGGGTAGTAATCTGCTTTGGTTGAAGTAATTGTGAAGGTTGACAGAATCAAATTGCCCCATTCAAGTGACCATTGCACAGTAAAACTGGCTATATTATAAGTCCAGCAAGTAAAAAAACTATCACTGGTTGTATGTCTGGTCCGATTGCGTACGGGgacattttggtctgcgtccgttggtaacgcctcttggaaatcgaaaaagaACCGAGAGATCCAAGACTAAAGTCTGACTACGGCCAGGCTACAGAAATTCTCTTAAATTTACATCCATGTCTTCGGGCCCCATTGTTTAACCTGACGAGGCTATTGAATAGTGGATGACCTGTTGTGGGTGGCACCATGGTTCTAAATGCTCTGGAGTGTTCTAGGGGAGGGTCGTTGCATTGTCCAGCCACAGGTGATAATGTTCTGGGATGAGCTGCTCAGGAGAGACGCGTGTGTTCCCTTTAATATGATAATTAGAAAGACATAAAGCCAGACAGTTGTTGTTCAGGGAGAATGAGGGGAGGTTTTCACCGGGACAATGAATTCCCTATCAGACGTGTCTTTAGGCCAGATCAACGTACCAAGCATCTGGATGATCTtttcagggtttgttttttttgttgctttttttaacaTAGGACATTTTGCTAGATTTCCATAATTTGTCCTGGATGTCTTTTTcatccccagaggatgaaccctgcTGAACGTACCTATTCACCGTTTTCACCCTGTTCCATCCAACAGTTGAGTTGTGGAAGGATTTCAGTCAAAATCCCAGAACGTCACGACACTACGGGGGAAAAGACTGAACAGGGTGTATCCTCTGTGGACCATGAACCCAGCGAGCAGTTGTGGGGATATTTCGGTCTGGACCAGGAAGTGGTGGACAACCAGACTGACATTGCCGTAGAGCCACAACACTCGAGCAGCTAAAAACAATATACTACTAAATACGGTATCGATATAACGTCATAATATCCTGAGGTCCATCTTTTTCGTTTGTCCAACTCGAATGAACTCGCCGTAGCGGGTACTATAAGTCAAATGCtggttcatcagcggcagccatctttgttgtttacaaaagtcgctctTCTCCGCGTCGTGGGAAATAAACCCCGCCCCCTATTATCAGATGacctgttgtgattggaccagcgagttttctgccggagggggAAACGTCTTCCCAACGGAGGGCGTTCCAATTGAaacgagctcccagaattcatctgggttcCCAGGCTCATGAATCAGTCGGGTGAGAGATGAACGATCGGCTTCGGGGCCGACGTTCAGCGTCTCAaacttttcctgttttttcttcactcgTCCACAGCTGGGAAACCAGCGGCAGTTCTTCTGCATCCAGACACCAGATGACAGGTTGCACCAACTATTTCAATCTCACACTGTCAATTTTCTCTTCTACTCAGCGTTCGTCTGTCAAAAAATGACgagaggacagaaaacacaacaggccGTTCATCattctctccaccccccccccccctcccgtttccccgcttcttcctctccctgcagCCAATCAAAACAGTTTTCTTCTCCAGGCGGCCTGGAACTAATTAGATCCGATTCTTTTCTACACAggattcctttttgttttttgaaaacctCTTGCAGTTTTATTGGTTTTACGCACGGTCGTTTGCAGGTTCGTGAGacttttgtgcgtgtgtgtgtgtgtgtgtgtgtgtgtgtgtcccgtgCACAAAGCTTGTCCTGGGGCCCGGGAGAACATTCTGCATGGGTctgaaaggagaggagacaaagcTGGCTTGTTCAGaccagaggacgaggaggaggaggaggaggaggaggaaaaacagaggagatggggggtggaaaaagggggaggggcAAACGAGAGAAGGGgatggatgaagagagagaagggcttCAGTTACAACATCTCAGCAGGAAGTCTCAGTTGTGGTTTTAAATGCAGGCCAGAGATTCTCCTGCAAGAGAAACTTTGTGAGCAACAGCAGAGCGAGTGAGGAgcgttcagcagcagcagcagcatgagcaGCCGGTGAGTTCAaaccttccccctctctcctttttctcccaaagggttttgttcttgtttgttttttttttctttttgcatgttTGAGGATTGAAACTAAGTTTTTCAAACACACTTTTCTACAGAGGTTCACATTTACTTGTGTCCAGGGAAGGAAAATCCAGCGACGTTTGTGGTTCTTGTCCTGAGAGACAAACATTCAATGAGTCAGACAGTGAAGGTTTTAGATGAAACTGAACCAAAACTCTGGAGTTTTGAAATGATgtaacagaaagaaagaaaaaagttaacgATGCAGCAGCGAGAAGCCAAATAAACCGTGGAAGAGACGACGTCTGACCGAAAGACTTGGTTGAATAACTGAGGAATCTCTGGGCTGCGTGTGATCAACCTCAGGAGACGCAGACAAGACGTGGTGGTTTCACCCGTGTCGTCTTACAAGGATCGTTACAGGATTCAAAGCCCCTCAGGAACAGTAGCACACAGTCAACTGCTGTTTCCAAGGTTGGGAACGGACTTTCAACCTCGGCCGAGCGGATCGGTCCCTGAACATTACGGCGTCTACTGTAGAACTGAGTCAGACCAAGAACAAAGTCACAGGGTTTTTTGTTTAAGGTTTTTCTCACGGTGCTGAAAGTCTGTGTCTcggttgtgtttttattttcctctccagTGTGGAGCATCCTGCTGCGGGCTACAGGAAGATCTTTGAGACGGTGGAGGAGCTGAATGAACCCTTACCTGCAAAGATCACTGGTAGGGAggagggacagacaggcagacagacaggtggatagacagacagacagacagatggagagacagacaggaagacagacaggcagacaggcagatggagagacagacagacagacagacagacagatggagagacagacaggcagacagacagacagatggagagacagacaggcagacagatgaggagacagacaggcagacagacagatggagagacagacaggaagacagatagatggagagacagacagacaggcagacagacagatggagagacagacaggaagacagacagatggagagacagacaggcagacagagagacagatggagagacagacagacaggcagagagacagacagacaaatggagagacagacagacagatggacagacagacagacagacagatggagagacaggcaggcagagagagagataaatataaataaataaatatgattatttgtttttgtacaaataaactccctgtttttgtttgagctataagaactgtgtgtgtgtgtctgtgtgtgtgtgtgtgtgtgtgtgtgtctgtgtgtgtatgtgtgtgtctgtgtgtgtgtgtgtgtttgtttgtgtgtgtgcgtgtgtgtgtgtgcgtgcgtgcgtgcgtgcgtgcgtgcgtgtgtgtgtgtgtgtgtttgtttgtgtgtgtgggtgtgtgtgtgtgtgtgtgtgtttgtgtgcatgcgtgtgtgtgtgtgtgtgcaggcgttATCCCCTCATGGCTCGGCGGCTCTCTCCTCCGGATGGGTCCAGGTCTGTTCGAGGTCGGGGGCGAACCTCTCAACCACATGTTTGATGGACAGGCTCTGATACACAAGTTTGACCTGAAGGACGGTCAGGTGACCTACTACAGGAAGTAAGAAGACTCGACCTTACAAAATAAGAGCTCacctgtttgtttggttttaaataaaGCACCTTTGATCATGGGAGTTTCTCTAGTTTTGTCATCAGGTGATAACTTTACATTGTGAACCAATTACACTCCTTATTCAAAAAAGTTCTCTGTGAATACATTCAACTTGTGAGGTAGTTCTGTAGCAGAGAACAGGAGGCGTGATCGCAGGATTGAAGGGGACAAATGCAAAGGAAGGCCTTTACGCACATTTGCCTCATCTTTCACGTTTTTCTCAAATTTTGATGCAGATCCAAATCCAGTGGCAGGGTGTTTCTTTTTATGACACCTGATTTATTGCGAGTGCAGATCTGTGCAGCTGAGGAGAGTTGCTGACGCTTCGAATTCATCCAAACTGGGACGTTGCTGGAAGAGACAAGAATCAATAATCAGACACAGATTCCTTCTTggaaccaaaacacaaaatgactggATGGAAGAATCTGTGTCGCGTGGGCTGATGGTTCTCTTgtcacatggtgtgtgtgtgtgtgtgtgtgtgtgtgtgtgtgtgtgtgacctctgtgCTCAGGTTCATCAGGTCAGACGCGTACGTCCGTGCGATGGCTGAGAACCGAGTGGTCATCACGGAGTTCGGCACGGCAGCGTACCCCGACCCCTGCAAAAACATCTTCTCCAGGTAACgccactttgttttcttttggactCACTTCAATATTTGAGGCGCTCCAACATTAGAACGTTGTGCCcatgaaacaaatacattagGGTTTTCACATGTTTTATCTTGTGCAAATCAACCAAACGAGATGTAATGTGTTGGTGGgcaggcttgttttttttcgctCTTTCCAACTTTGAATagaatcataatcataatcatctcctggcttcatatttaacaggcagaggagagagtggcGCCAGGCTTCTCATCTaaataataacttaaaaaaagattgttgtGGCCCTAAACGTCATGATGCTCTCAGCGGAGCCTGTGACTTGTGTATTAATACCACCGTTGTGTACGTGCAGTATAATAACACAGTGGTATTATTACGCAGCTTCTAAGTCTTGCTTCTCCTTCAGATTCTTCACGTACTTCCGAGGCATCGAAGTGACCGATAACTGCGTGGTGAACGTGTATCCGATCGGCGAGGACTTCTACGCCGTCACAGAGACCAACTACATCACCAAGGTCGACCCCGAGACGCTGGAGACGCTGGAGAAGGTGAGAGATCTCACCAATAGCTTTTCTAGTGAAGtacattttggtgtttttttttctgtctcaatgttgaagtttgtttgt contains:
- the depdc1a gene encoding DEP domain-containing protein 1A isoform X1, with product MNMSAHVITPGPYRATKLWNEVTRLFRAGMPLKKHRQNFRHHASCFTAAAAVDWLHQLLQSNSNFGPDVTRQQTVQLLKKFLKNHVIEDVKGRWGTEDLEDSNSLYRFPSTSPLKPIPRPTAASGPSSIKKRPSLRDKEGFFRFKSLKKLEKETQENVDPALQAGEANQPIGEQQVPRRELTMEDEQDIWRDITLTHLQRILGLASLDEVLHQRYINPQNIIHNMTKVNKHGVVTLDDKTSDLPHWVLSAMKSLANWPKYDSGQPSYPGFERDVFKTVSDYFYSLPQPLLTYELYELFINVLVFCGYVAAPAKHQRGKRKKCDLPSVPPPAKTSFRSTECLLLSLLRQGTCDEAESPMQEVLSGKLQSRLAALSGGGAALDRFGGSCVSLSTVASAKPQTRSGSVETLLSDSAPLARQQVCLSSDSLASCTFSSGRSRDDSSVATTPRVHSDFTPVSKETPVAPEGQTGNRLSVVSASGLLAAPRLRPLRPRSVGSCLDIVVETMEEDEMETGWPGRAAGWPGRAASCLNINTPAALRPSSFSSHHPSSSSSHRPFYSSTAAARAQESHAAAAGPAGLRPAGPRPASSTSDLWTHPVPAVVRRCLSSLDVSKPPRPISLFKRPVCVSASSSQPPPPKPEHSLLQPQCERVAIEALQLCTLLLPPSSRRKLQLLMRMMSRISQNVDMPRLHPAIGTRTLTVHTFSGCVLGSSEECDLDELLATRLVSFLMDHQQTILSVPEYLLSAINDHVQYLRTAQVPIDGGFNIDGVEPVCVPVPVFAFCRQISGAEFEQQKQASSQQAMEELLEILLTDQNISEKNRRKKLKQFQKQYPDIYSRRCPDGESKRDNKPKIKPALLNIKKTKAFSIRN